A single genomic interval of Bradyrhizobium japonicum USDA 6 harbors:
- a CDS encoding DapH/DapD/GlmU-related protein gives MDASPRPKIAETIIHETVRQREARIGRRCEILANTRIEYAELGDYSYLGENCEVADAVIGKFTAIANSVRIGAPNHPMGRPSQHRFTYVPEYYEASATRDRDFFADRRGDRVIVGNDVWIGHAAILLPGVTVGDGAVIAAGAVVSRDVAPYTIVGGVPARAIRRRFDDSVAESLRRIAWWDWPDELIFERLGDFRSEAIEEFCRRYDPAANA, from the coding sequence ATGGATGCCTCGCCCCGCCCCAAGATCGCGGAAACCATCATCCATGAAACGGTGCGCCAGCGCGAAGCACGGATCGGGCGCCGCTGCGAAATCCTCGCCAACACCCGCATCGAATATGCCGAGCTCGGCGACTACTCCTATCTCGGCGAGAATTGCGAGGTCGCCGACGCGGTGATCGGAAAATTCACCGCAATCGCCAATTCGGTGCGGATCGGCGCGCCCAATCATCCGATGGGCCGTCCGTCCCAGCATCGCTTCACCTATGTCCCGGAATATTACGAGGCAAGTGCGACGCGTGACCGCGACTTCTTTGCGGATCGTCGCGGAGATCGCGTCATCGTCGGCAATGACGTCTGGATCGGGCACGCCGCGATCCTGCTGCCGGGCGTCACGGTCGGCGACGGCGCGGTGATTGCAGCGGGCGCGGTCGTCAGCCGCGATGTCGCGCCCTACACAATCGTCGGCGGCGTTCCCGCGCGAGCCATCCGCAGGCGCTTTGACGATTCGGTGGCCGAAAGCCTGCGCCGCATTGCCTGGTGGGATTGGCCGGACGAGCTGATCTTCGAGCGCCTGGGCGATTTCCGCTCCGAGGCGATCGAAGAATTTTGCAGGCGCTACGATCCGGCAGCCAACGCCTGA
- a CDS encoding Crp/Fnr family transcriptional regulator produces the protein MTVHRTGIGNRLLEALPPADLGLLTPYFQKVSFEPDAILVRSGDELDPVCFPHSGAIAFMLDMPDGQTVATTLMGREGALASFSVLGPSLSSVTAIARIAGTASLISAAKFRAAFAQSAAIRNVVQVHARAVLLQLQHVAACNALHRVDGRMARWLLQLHDRVPDDRLPVTHEALAQLLGVRRTTVTLTMSKLRDAGAVPSDRRGFVEIHRARLEKVACDCYALMQRKIDQMYCQELAAPQPVDPPSRESAIVAGGESRAASRAGK, from the coding sequence GTGACTGTCCACCGCACGGGCATCGGGAATCGACTATTGGAGGCGTTGCCGCCGGCGGATCTCGGTTTGCTCACGCCCTACTTCCAGAAGGTCTCGTTCGAACCCGATGCCATCCTGGTGCGGTCGGGCGATGAGCTCGACCCGGTTTGTTTTCCCCATAGCGGCGCCATCGCCTTCATGCTCGATATGCCGGACGGGCAAACGGTCGCAACCACCTTGATGGGACGGGAAGGCGCCTTGGCCTCGTTCTCCGTGCTCGGCCCGTCGCTGTCATCCGTGACCGCGATTGCCCGCATCGCCGGCACGGCATCGCTGATTTCCGCCGCCAAGTTTCGCGCGGCCTTTGCGCAAAGCGCCGCCATCAGGAACGTCGTGCAAGTCCACGCCCGCGCGGTGTTGTTGCAGCTCCAGCACGTGGCCGCCTGCAACGCGCTGCACCGGGTGGATGGCCGCATGGCGCGGTGGCTCCTGCAGCTTCACGACCGCGTTCCCGATGACCGGCTTCCGGTGACGCACGAGGCGCTTGCGCAATTGCTTGGGGTGCGGCGGACGACAGTGACCCTGACGATGAGCAAGCTGCGCGATGCCGGCGCCGTCCCGTCCGACCGGCGCGGGTTCGTCGAGATCCATCGGGCGCGGCTCGAGAAGGTCGCATGCGATTGCTATGCGCTCATGCAGCGCAAGATCGACCAGATGTATTGCCAGGAATTGGCGGCGCCGCAGCCTGTCGATCCGCCGTCCCGCGAAAGCGCCATCGTCGCCGGTGGCGAATCCAGAGCCGCTTCGCGGGCGGGAAAATAG
- a CDS encoding HpcH/HpaI aldolase/citrate lyase family protein: protein MTRPRRSHLFMPGSNPRALEKARNLAADGLILDLEDSVAPDLKGVARDGIAAAIADKGFGKREILIRTNGLDTSWWADDVAMAAKASPDGILVPKVSSIEDLKAIGARLAELGAAPTVKVWAMIETARAVLHAEELAAAGRDPKTRLSGFVFGPNDISRETRIKMLPGRAAMIPMITHCILATRAHGLEILDGPYSDIANSDGFATECAQGRDLGFDGKTLIHPSQIEACNAIFTPPEEEVARARKIIAAFELPENVSRGAIRLDGAMVERLHADMARRTIEIADAIAAMSKG from the coding sequence ATGACCCGCCCGCGCCGCAGCCATCTGTTCATGCCCGGCTCCAACCCCCGCGCGCTGGAAAAGGCGCGAAATCTCGCCGCCGACGGCCTGATCCTCGATCTGGAAGATTCCGTCGCCCCCGACCTCAAGGGGGTGGCGCGTGACGGCATCGCCGCTGCGATCGCGGACAAGGGGTTCGGCAAGCGCGAGATTTTGATCCGGACCAACGGCCTCGACACGTCCTGGTGGGCCGATGACGTCGCGATGGCCGCCAAGGCCTCGCCTGACGGCATTCTGGTTCCAAAAGTTTCAAGCATCGAGGATCTCAAGGCGATCGGCGCTCGCCTTGCCGAGCTCGGCGCCGCGCCGACGGTGAAGGTCTGGGCGATGATCGAGACCGCGCGCGCCGTGCTGCATGCCGAGGAGCTGGCCGCCGCGGGCCGCGATCCCAAGACGCGCCTCTCCGGTTTCGTGTTCGGCCCGAACGACATCTCACGCGAGACGCGCATCAAGATGTTGCCGGGCCGCGCGGCGATGATCCCGATGATCACCCATTGCATCCTGGCGACGCGCGCCCATGGCCTCGAGATCCTCGACGGTCCCTATAGCGACATCGCGAACTCCGACGGCTTTGCCACCGAATGCGCACAGGGCCGCGACCTCGGCTTCGATGGCAAGACGCTGATCCATCCATCGCAGATCGAGGCCTGCAACGCGATCTTCACGCCGCCCGAAGAGGAAGTCGCGCGCGCGCGAAAGATCATCGCAGCGTTCGAGCTGCCTGAGAACGTCTCGCGCGGCGCGATCCGGCTCGATGGTGCAATGGTGGAGCGTCTGCACGCCGACATGGCGCGGCGCACGATCGAGATCGCGGACGCGATCGCAGCGATGAGCAAGGGCTGA
- a CDS encoding carbonic anhydrase has translation MITFPKHLLEGYKAFATQRLPTEQSRYRELSVKGQFPEVMVIGCCDSRVSPEVIFDVGPGELFVVRNIANLVPVYQPDGNAHGVSAALEYAVTVLKVKHIVVLGHAQCGGIRAFVDKIEPLTPGDFIGKWMQMFIKPGEVVEQRDHETMAQFVERIEKAAVFRSLENLMTFPFVQKAVDSGQMQTHGAYFGVAEGSLFVLDKVAKEFKNARGAA, from the coding sequence ATGATCACATTCCCGAAGCATTTGCTGGAAGGCTACAAGGCCTTCGCCACCCAGCGGCTGCCGACCGAGCAGAGCCGCTATCGCGAGCTGTCGGTGAAGGGGCAGTTCCCGGAAGTGATGGTGATCGGCTGCTGCGACAGCCGCGTCTCGCCCGAGGTGATCTTCGACGTCGGCCCGGGCGAACTGTTCGTGGTCCGCAACATCGCCAATCTGGTGCCGGTGTATCAGCCCGACGGCAATGCGCACGGCGTCTCCGCGGCGCTGGAATATGCCGTGACGGTGCTGAAGGTGAAGCACATCGTCGTGCTCGGGCACGCGCAATGCGGCGGCATCCGCGCCTTCGTCGACAAGATCGAGCCGCTCACGCCGGGCGACTTCATCGGCAAATGGATGCAGATGTTCATCAAGCCGGGCGAAGTGGTCGAGCAGCGCGACCACGAGACCATGGCGCAGTTCGTCGAGCGCATCGAGAAGGCCGCCGTGTTCCGCAGCCTGGAGAACCTGATGACGTTTCCGTTCGTGCAGAAGGCGGTGGACTCAGGCCAGATGCAGACCCACGGCGCCTATTTCGGCGTCGCGGAGGGATCGCTGTTCGTGCTGGACAAGGTCGCGAAGGAATTCAAGAACGCACGCGGTGCGGCGTAA
- a CDS encoding aspartate-semialdehyde dehydrogenase codes for MGYKVAVVGATGNVGREMLNILDERKFPADEVVALASRRSVGVEVSYGDHTLKVKALEHYDFSDVDICLMSAGGSVSKEWSPKIGAAGAVVIDNSSAWRMDPDVPLIVPEVNAAATEGFKKKNIIANPNCSTAQLVVALKPLHDKASIKRVVVSTYQSVSGAGKDAMDELFSQTKAVYTNDELIAKKFPKRIAFNVIPHIDVFMEDGYTKEEWKMMAETKKILDPKIKLSATCVRVPVFVGHSEAVNIEFENPITADEARDILRKAPGCLVIDKQEPGGYATPYEAAGEDATYISRIREDATVENGLVLWCVSDNLRKGAALNAIQIAEVLINRKLISAKKKAA; via the coding sequence ATGGGTTACAAAGTCGCAGTCGTCGGCGCGACCGGCAATGTCGGACGGGAAATGCTCAACATCCTCGATGAGCGCAAATTCCCCGCGGACGAAGTGGTGGCATTGGCGTCACGCCGCAGCGTCGGCGTCGAGGTCTCCTATGGCGACCACACCCTGAAGGTCAAAGCGCTCGAGCACTACGACTTCTCCGACGTCGACATCTGCCTGATGTCGGCGGGAGGCTCGGTGTCGAAGGAATGGTCGCCGAAGATCGGCGCCGCCGGCGCGGTCGTGATCGACAACTCCTCGGCCTGGCGCATGGACCCGGACGTGCCGCTGATCGTGCCCGAAGTGAACGCGGCCGCGACCGAAGGCTTCAAGAAGAAGAACATCATCGCCAACCCGAACTGCTCGACCGCGCAGCTCGTGGTCGCGCTGAAGCCGCTGCACGACAAGGCGTCGATCAAGCGCGTCGTGGTCTCGACCTATCAATCGGTATCGGGCGCCGGCAAGGATGCGATGGACGAATTGTTCTCGCAGACCAAGGCCGTCTACACCAATGACGAGCTGATCGCGAAGAAATTCCCCAAGCGCATCGCCTTCAATGTCATCCCCCACATCGACGTCTTCATGGAGGACGGCTACACCAAGGAAGAGTGGAAGATGATGGCGGAGACCAAGAAGATCCTTGATCCCAAGATCAAGCTCTCCGCGACCTGCGTGCGCGTGCCGGTGTTCGTCGGCCACTCCGAGGCCGTCAACATCGAGTTCGAGAATCCGATCACGGCGGACGAGGCACGCGACATCCTGCGCAAGGCGCCGGGCTGCCTCGTCATCGACAAGCAGGAGCCCGGTGGCTACGCCACGCCGTATGAAGCCGCCGGCGAGGACGCCACCTATATCAGCCGCATCCGCGAGGACGCGACGGTGGAGAACGGCCTCGTGCTGTGGTGCGTGTCCGACAATCTGCGCAAGGGTGCCGCGCTCAACGCCATCCAGATCGCGGAAGTGCTGATCAACCGCAAGCTGATCAGCGCGAAGAAGAAGGCGGCGTAA